One part of the uncultured Bacteroides sp. genome encodes these proteins:
- the tsaE gene encoding tRNA (adenosine(37)-N6)-threonylcarbamoyltransferase complex ATPase subunit type 1 TsaE — MEIKIESLEQIHKAAKQFISAIGENTVFALYGKMGAGKTTFVKAICEELGITDVINSPTFAIVNEYRSEETAELIYHFDFYRINKLEEVYDMGYEDYFYSGALCFIEWPELVEELLPGNTMKVIIEEQEDGSRTVTIDQI, encoded by the coding sequence ATGGAAATAAAAATTGAATCTTTAGAACAAATTCACAAAGCAGCCAAACAATTTATCTCTGCAATAGGTGAAAATACCGTTTTTGCACTCTATGGAAAGATGGGTGCCGGAAAAACAACCTTTGTAAAAGCTATCTGTGAAGAGTTAGGAATTACAGATGTGATAAATTCTCCCACTTTTGCTATCGTTAATGAATATCGTTCAGAAGAGACAGCTGAACTCATTTATCATTTTGATTTTTACCGTATCAATAAATTAGAAGAAGTCTATGATATGGGATACGAAGACTATTTTTACAGCGGTGCTCTCTGCTTTATTGAATGGCCTGAACTCGTAGAAGAACTATTGCCCGGCAATACAATGAAAGTAATTATCGAAGAGCAAGAAGATGGAAGTAGAACAGTAACAATAGATCAAATATGA
- the ftsH gene encoding ATP-dependent zinc metalloprotease FtsH — MPRFNISWMYMIIALMLLGLYLTNENSSVNKQISYDQFQQYVSKGYVNSVIGYDDNSVEVHIKPDFIKDVFKEDSSRVGKDPVITTEAPSRESLGNFLEKEKSANHFDGSINYKKKKDYFSVIMWNVLPIILLIGLWMFFMRRMSGGGAGAGNVFSVGKSKAQLFEKGGSIKITFKDVAGLEEAKQEVEEIVEFLREPQKYTELGGKIPKGALLVGPPGTGKTLLAKAVAGEANVPFFSLSGSDFVEMFVGVGASRVRDLFKQAKEKAPCIVFIDEIDAVGRARGKNPSMGGNDERENTLNQLLTEMDGFGSNSGVIILAATNRVDVLDKALLRAGRFDRQIHVDLPDLNERKEVFGVHLRPIKIDETVDVELLARQTPGFSGADIANVCNEAALIAARHGKKFVGKQDFLDAVDRIIGGLEKKSKITTEEERRTIALHEAGHASLSWLLEHANPLIKVTIVPRGRALGAAWYLPEERQITTKEQMLDEMCATLGGRAAEDLFVGKISTGAMNDLERVTKQAYGMVAYLGMSKKLPNLCYYNNEEYSFNKPYSEQTAVLIDEEVKQMINEQYERAKHILSKYKDGHNELAQLLIEKEVIFAEDVERVFGKRVWASRSEEIMAAELKKNKNKEKESDKESTEPQVNIESNVENQDSLNKSSKSIEK; from the coding sequence ATGCCCCGCTTTAATATAAGCTGGATGTATATGATTATTGCTCTAATGTTATTAGGATTATATCTCACAAATGAGAACAGTTCTGTTAATAAACAGATCTCGTATGATCAATTTCAGCAATATGTTAGTAAGGGTTATGTAAACAGTGTTATTGGATATGATGATAATAGTGTAGAGGTCCATATAAAACCTGACTTTATAAAAGACGTCTTTAAAGAAGATTCTAGCCGCGTAGGTAAAGATCCTGTAATAACAACAGAAGCACCCTCCAGAGAGAGTTTGGGGAATTTTCTTGAAAAAGAGAAAAGTGCCAACCATTTCGATGGCTCTATAAACTACAAAAAGAAAAAGGATTATTTTAGTGTTATCATGTGGAATGTGTTGCCTATCATTCTTCTCATCGGGCTATGGATGTTCTTCATGCGACGAATGAGCGGTGGAGGTGCAGGAGCAGGAAATGTTTTTAGTGTAGGCAAATCAAAAGCCCAACTCTTTGAAAAGGGAGGTTCTATTAAAATTACATTTAAAGACGTTGCCGGTTTAGAAGAGGCAAAACAAGAGGTAGAAGAAATCGTTGAATTTCTCAGAGAACCACAAAAATATACCGAGCTAGGAGGAAAAATCCCCAAAGGAGCATTATTAGTAGGGCCTCCGGGAACAGGTAAAACACTTCTAGCTAAGGCCGTAGCAGGAGAAGCTAACGTTCCATTTTTCTCTTTATCTGGATCAGACTTCGTTGAGATGTTTGTGGGAGTCGGCGCATCTCGCGTACGAGACTTGTTTAAGCAAGCAAAAGAAAAAGCACCTTGTATTGTTTTCATAGATGAGATAGATGCAGTAGGAAGGGCCCGCGGTAAAAATCCAAGTATGGGAGGAAATGATGAACGAGAAAACACTCTAAACCAACTACTAACCGAAATGGATGGTTTCGGTTCCAACAGTGGAGTTATTATTCTAGCAGCGACTAACCGTGTAGATGTATTAGATAAAGCTTTATTACGTGCAGGTAGATTTGATCGCCAAATACATGTCGATCTTCCTGACTTGAATGAGAGAAAAGAAGTTTTTGGAGTTCATCTACGTCCTATTAAAATAGATGAAACAGTAGATGTAGAGTTATTAGCTCGCCAAACTCCAGGATTCTCAGGAGCAGATATCGCTAACGTTTGTAACGAAGCCGCACTTATAGCAGCTCGGCACGGCAAGAAATTCGTAGGCAAACAAGATTTCTTAGACGCTGTAGATCGTATTATAGGCGGACTGGAGAAAAAGAGCAAAATTACCACCGAAGAAGAACGCCGAACAATAGCTCTGCATGAAGCAGGACATGCAAGTTTGTCATGGCTCTTAGAGCATGCGAATCCCCTTATCAAAGTGACGATCGTACCTAGAGGTCGTGCTCTTGGAGCAGCTTGGTATTTACCTGAAGAAAGACAAATAACCACTAAAGAGCAGATGTTAGATGAGATGTGTGCTACACTTGGTGGACGGGCTGCAGAAGATTTGTTTGTAGGGAAAATATCAACTGGAGCAATGAATGACTTAGAGCGTGTTACTAAACAAGCTTATGGAATGGTTGCTTATCTTGGCATGAGTAAAAAACTGCCTAATTTATGCTATTATAACAACGAAGAATATTCGTTTAACAAACCCTATAGCGAACAAACAGCTGTTCTTATAGACGAAGAAGTTAAGCAGATGATCAACGAACAATATGAACGTGCCAAGCACATCCTTTCTAAGTACAAAGACGGGCATAACGAATTAGCCCAACTACTAATAGAGAAGGAAGTAATCTTTGCAGAAGATGTAGAACGAGTATTTGGTAAACGTGTATGGGCATCACGTTCAGAAGAAATAATGGCTGCTGAACTGAAAAAGAATAAAAATAAAGAAAAAGAGAGTGATAAAGAATCTACTGAACCCCAAGTAAATATTGAGTCGAATGTAGAAAACCAAGATTCTCTAAACAAAAGTTCTAAAAGCATTGAAAAATAA
- the mgtE gene encoding magnesium transporter yields MNEEYIDNIKRLIDIKEADQVKELLTDLHPADIAELCNEITAEEAKFIYRLLDNETAADVLVEMDEEIRKEFLEVLPSETIAKRFVDYMDTDDAVDIIRDLDEEKQEEILSHIEDIEQAGDIVDLLKYDEDTAGGLMGTEMVTVNENWSMPECLKEMRLQAEDLDEIYYVYVIDDDERLKGVFPLKKMITSPSVSKVKHVMKKEPISVRVDTPIDEVVQTIEKYDLVAVPVTDSIGRLVGQITVDDVMDEVREQSERDYQLASGLSQDVETDDSVIKQTSARLPWLLIGMLGGIGNSMILGNFGTTFATHPEMALYIPLIGGTGGNVGTQSSALIVQGLANSSLDAKDTFKQIVKESVVAIINATIISLLVYIYNFIRFGSAATVTYSVSISLFAVVMFASIFGTFVPMTLEKLKIDPAIATGPFISITNDIIGMMLYMGITVLLS; encoded by the coding sequence GTGAACGAAGAATACATTGACAACATAAAAAGACTTATCGACATCAAAGAAGCCGATCAAGTGAAAGAACTGCTTACCGACCTTCATCCGGCAGACATAGCAGAGTTGTGTAATGAAATAACTGCGGAAGAAGCTAAATTCATTTATCGCTTACTCGACAATGAAACAGCGGCAGACGTTTTGGTAGAAATGGATGAAGAAATAAGAAAAGAATTCTTAGAAGTTCTTCCTTCAGAGACTATTGCTAAAAGATTTGTTGATTATATGGACACGGATGATGCTGTAGACATTATACGTGATTTAGATGAAGAAAAACAAGAAGAGATATTATCACACATAGAAGACATAGAGCAAGCTGGTGATATTGTAGATCTATTAAAATATGATGAAGACACAGCAGGTGGTTTGATGGGTACAGAGATGGTTACTGTCAATGAAAATTGGAGTATGCCGGAATGCCTTAAAGAGATGCGCTTGCAAGCTGAAGATCTAGACGAAATTTACTACGTTTATGTGATTGATGATGATGAAAGATTAAAAGGAGTATTTCCTCTAAAGAAAATGATCACCTCACCCTCAGTTTCTAAAGTTAAACACGTAATGAAAAAGGAGCCGATCTCTGTTAGAGTTGATACTCCTATAGATGAGGTGGTACAAACCATTGAAAAATATGACCTCGTTGCTGTCCCTGTCACTGACAGTATCGGACGTTTAGTAGGGCAAATAACTGTAGATGATGTAATGGATGAAGTCCGCGAACAATCTGAACGTGATTATCAATTAGCATCAGGTCTTTCGCAAGACGTAGAAACGGATGATAGCGTAATAAAACAAACCTCTGCGCGACTCCCTTGGTTACTAATAGGAATGCTGGGAGGAATAGGCAATTCCATGATTTTAGGCAATTTCGGAACCACTTTTGCAACACACCCTGAGATGGCGTTATATATCCCTTTAATTGGTGGAACAGGAGGAAATGTAGGGACACAATCTTCTGCACTCATCGTGCAAGGATTAGCAAATAGTTCACTAGATGCCAAAGATACTTTTAAACAAATAGTAAAAGAATCAGTCGTTGCAATCATTAATGCAACAATTATTTCTTTATTAGTCTACATTTATAACTTTATTCGTTTTGGTTCTGCGGCAACTGTAACTTATTCTGTATCAATCAGTTTATTCGCAGTTGTTATGTTTGCCTCTATATTTGGGACATTTGTTCCTATGACTTTAGAGAAACTTAAAATAGACCCCGCTATCGCAACAGGTCCTTTCATCTCCATAACAAATGACATCATAGGAATGATGCTCTACATGGGTATTACCGTATTATTATCTTAA
- the rsmA gene encoding 16S rRNA (adenine(1518)-N(6)/adenine(1519)-N(6))-dimethyltransferase RsmA, which produces MKLVKPKKFLGQHFLKDLKVAQDIADTVDILPELPILEVGPGMGVLTQFLVKKEREVKVVEVDYESVSYLREAYPSLENQIIEDDFLKMNLKRVFDDKPFILTGNYPYNISSQIFFKMLENKDLIPCCTGMIQKEVAERIASNPGKKAYGILSVLIQAWYKVEYLFTVSEQVFNPPPKVKSAVIRMTRNETTELGCDEKLFKLVVKTTFNQRRKTLRNSIKPILGKDCPLTQDPIFNKRPEQLSVNEFIDLTNKVEKELEVQQAK; this is translated from the coding sequence ATGAAATTAGTAAAACCTAAGAAATTTCTAGGACAACATTTTTTAAAAGATTTAAAGGTTGCTCAAGATATAGCCGACACAGTTGACATTCTTCCAGAGCTTCCTATATTAGAAGTTGGACCTGGGATGGGAGTTCTAACACAGTTTCTTGTCAAAAAAGAACGTGAAGTTAAAGTAGTAGAAGTAGATTACGAATCTGTATCTTACTTGCGTGAAGCTTATCCTTCACTTGAAAACCAGATTATTGAAGATGATTTTCTTAAAATGAACTTAAAGCGTGTTTTCGATGACAAACCATTTATATTAACAGGCAACTACCCTTATAATATATCAAGCCAAATATTCTTCAAAATGTTGGAGAACAAAGATTTGATACCCTGCTGCACTGGAATGATACAGAAAGAAGTCGCCGAAAGAATAGCTTCTAATCCGGGTAAAAAAGCTTATGGAATACTCAGCGTACTTATACAAGCATGGTATAAAGTAGAATATCTTTTTACTGTCAGCGAACAGGTATTTAATCCTCCGCCAAAAGTTAAAAGTGCAGTTATACGCATGACTAGAAATGAAACGACAGAGTTAGGATGCGACGAAAAACTTTTCAAATTAGTAGTTAAGACAACCTTTAATCAACGCAGAAAAACATTGCGTAATTCAATTAAGCCGATATTAGGCAAGGATTGCCCTTTAACTCAAGACCCAATATTCAACAAACGCCCCGAACAACTTTCTGTGAATGAATTTATTGATCTCACCAATAAAGTAGAGAAAGAACTCGAAGTTCAACAAGCAAAGTAA
- a CDS encoding metal ABC transporter permease, with product MDLLQYTFFQHALLGSLLASIACGIIGTYIVTRRLVFISGGITHASFGGIGLGLFTGISPILSAAIFSILSAFGIEWLSKRKDVREDSAIAMFWTLGMALGIIFTFLSPGFAPDLSAYLFGNILTITQTDILLLGILATVLIFFFTLFIHPIIHIAFDREFARSQGLPVIFFEYLLMMFVALTIVLCLRMVGIVLAISLLTIPQMTANLFTYKFKQIIWLSIVIGYLSCLGGLFISYFLNVPSGASIIFFSIIIYAICKGGKSIFLSKK from the coding sequence ATGGACCTATTACAATATACTTTTTTCCAACATGCGTTGCTTGGCAGTTTGCTCGCTAGCATAGCTTGTGGTATTATTGGGACATACATTGTCACACGGCGGTTAGTCTTCATAAGTGGAGGCATCACCCACGCTTCTTTCGGAGGTATAGGTTTAGGGCTTTTCACAGGAATCTCCCCTATTTTATCTGCGGCAATATTCTCTATATTATCGGCTTTTGGAATAGAATGGCTAAGTAAGCGAAAAGATGTACGAGAAGACTCAGCTATTGCCATGTTTTGGACTCTAGGTATGGCGCTTGGTATCATATTTACATTCCTCTCTCCCGGCTTTGCTCCCGATCTATCGGCTTATTTGTTTGGTAATATACTTACTATCACACAAACAGATATCTTATTATTAGGCATTTTGGCTACGGTACTTATCTTTTTTTTCACTCTATTCATACATCCAATTATTCATATCGCTTTTGACCGTGAATTTGCCCGCTCACAGGGACTTCCCGTTATCTTTTTTGAGTATCTATTGATGATGTTTGTCGCTCTTACTATCGTATTATGCTTACGCATGGTAGGTATTGTATTAGCTATATCCCTACTTACAATACCACAAATGACCGCCAACTTGTTCACTTATAAATTCAAACAAATAATTTGGCTATCAATTGTCATAGGATATCTCAGCTGTTTAGGTGGATTGTTTATATCCTACTTTCTCAACGTTCCTTCGGGAGCCTCAATCATCTTTTTCTCTATCATTATTTATGCTATATGCAAAGGTGGAAAAAGTATTTTCTTATCAAAAAAATAA
- a CDS encoding DUF349 domain-containing protein, whose amino-acid sequence MMDSHETSLPTQQGDLEEEKNVSTTSETQEIKAETENDTAKEVEKESKPTKKSVLKRLNELAKDPENSTKSELDTLKQTFYKLHNTEIEAKRKAFIENGGKEEDYASGNDEIENEFKNVMSVIKEKRNAQMAEIEKQKENNLDIKLSILAQLKELTESSQNTNKSYNEFKKLQKQWNEIKLIPQARMNELWRNYQLYVEKFYDILKLNNEFRDYDFKKNLEIKTKLCEAAEKLTEESDVISAFHQLQKLHQEFRDTGPVAKELREEIWTRFKTASTQINRAHQEHFEQLKESEQHNLDQKTVICEIVESIEYGELTTFATWESKTREVIALQNKWKTIGFAPRKMNVKIFDRFRKACDNFFKKKSEFYKILKENMAENLEKKKNLCERAEALKDSTDWKETANALSKLQREWKEVGPVAKKYSDAVWHRFITACDYFFDQKNKATSSQRSDEVQNLEKKKEIINRLTSIKDNTSPEDSEALVREIMKEWNAIGHVPFKEKDNIYKQYHTLVDEIFDQLHISVSNRKLDNFKASITSQGNSQSLYKEREKLMRIYDNMKNELQTYENNLGFLTSSSQKGNSLLTEINRKVEKLKADIELTLQKINAIDNSIKTEE is encoded by the coding sequence ATGATGGACTCTCATGAAACTAGCCTCCCTACACAACAAGGAGATTTAGAAGAAGAAAAGAACGTTTCTACTACCTCAGAAACACAAGAAATAAAAGCGGAAACAGAAAATGACACCGCAAAAGAAGTTGAGAAAGAATCAAAGCCAACAAAAAAAAGTGTTTTAAAACGCCTAAATGAGTTAGCCAAAGACCCTGAAAATTCAACTAAATCAGAACTTGATACACTAAAACAAACTTTTTACAAGCTTCACAACACAGAAATAGAAGCAAAAAGAAAAGCTTTCATTGAAAACGGTGGAAAGGAAGAAGATTATGCTTCTGGAAATGATGAGATAGAAAACGAATTTAAAAACGTTATGTCCGTTATTAAAGAGAAGCGAAATGCACAAATGGCCGAAATAGAAAAACAAAAAGAAAATAACCTGGATATAAAACTATCTATTTTAGCACAACTTAAAGAATTAACAGAATCTTCTCAAAACACAAACAAATCATATAACGAATTCAAAAAGCTACAAAAACAATGGAATGAAATCAAGTTAATTCCACAGGCTAGAATGAATGAGCTTTGGAGAAACTACCAACTCTACGTTGAAAAGTTCTATGATATCTTAAAACTTAATAATGAATTTCGCGATTACGACTTCAAAAAAAACTTAGAAATAAAAACAAAGTTATGCGAGGCCGCAGAAAAATTGACAGAAGAGTCTGATGTAATTTCAGCATTCCATCAATTACAAAAGCTGCATCAGGAATTCAGAGACACAGGTCCAGTTGCAAAAGAATTGAGAGAAGAGATATGGACCAGGTTTAAAACTGCATCAACCCAAATCAACCGTGCTCACCAAGAACATTTTGAGCAGCTCAAAGAATCTGAACAACATAACTTAGATCAAAAAACTGTTATATGTGAAATTGTTGAATCCATAGAATATGGGGAATTAACCACATTCGCAACATGGGAAAGCAAAACAAGAGAAGTCATTGCATTGCAGAATAAATGGAAGACGATTGGCTTTGCCCCAAGAAAAATGAATGTAAAAATCTTCGATCGGTTCAGAAAGGCCTGTGATAACTTCTTCAAAAAGAAAAGCGAATTTTACAAAATTCTCAAAGAAAACATGGCTGAGAATTTAGAAAAGAAAAAAAATCTATGTGAAAGAGCAGAAGCTTTAAAAGACAGCACAGATTGGAAAGAAACAGCTAACGCTCTCAGCAAACTACAAAGAGAGTGGAAAGAGGTTGGTCCTGTAGCAAAAAAATATTCTGATGCTGTATGGCATCGTTTTATCACAGCTTGTGATTACTTCTTCGATCAAAAAAATAAAGCAACCTCCTCTCAACGTTCCGATGAAGTACAAAACTTAGAAAAGAAAAAAGAAATCATCAACCGACTAACATCTATCAAAGACAATACTAGTCCAGAAGATTCTGAAGCATTAGTTCGCGAAATAATGAAAGAATGGAATGCAATAGGACATGTACCTTTTAAAGAGAAAGATAATATATACAAACAGTATCATACACTTGTTGATGAAATATTTGATCAGTTACATATTAGTGTATCCAATAGAAAACTAGATAATTTTAAAGCATCTATTACTTCTCAAGGAAACTCTCAATCTCTTTATAAAGAACGTGAGAAACTAATGCGCATTTATGACAACATGAAAAATGAGCTACAAACATACGAGAATAATCTAGGATTTTTAACTTCTTCTTCACAGAAAGGAAATAGTCTCTTAACTGAAATTAATCGTAAAGTAGAGAAATTAAAGGCTGACATTGAGTTAACGCTCCAAAAAATAAATGCCATTGATAATTCGATAAAAACAGAAGAATAA
- a CDS encoding DUF58 domain-containing protein, whose protein sequence is MFLTRRFYIIALLIIVLLGGGYFFMSLFVIGQLLLILFICILFLDGLLLYRNRGVGASRQCAERFSNGDENIVKVTLWNNYPFTVQVRVIDEAPPVFQKRDLLFSFLLPQSGSKTLSYSLYPVKRGEYQFGHIRVFVSSFFMLIERRFTCGEEQKIKIYPSFLMLRRYELMAMTNNLTDLGIKRVRRVGQHTEFEQIKEYVKGDDYRMINWKASARKHQLMVNTYQDERSQQIYCVVDKGRVMQQAFGGMTFLDYSINASLVLSYVAMRKGDKAGLVTFNQYFDTFLPASAQSGQLQRLLEILYDQKTSFGESDFSALCAHLSKRVSKRSFLVLYTNFDSMNAMKRQLQFLRLLASRHCLLVVIFEDMELQQFIDTKPQNTEEYYQQVIADKFAFDKRLIISTLKQNGIYALLTTPNKLSIDVINKYLEMKSLELL, encoded by the coding sequence ATGTTTCTGACCCGACGTTTTTATATTATTGCATTGCTGATCATTGTTCTGCTCGGAGGGGGATACTTTTTTATGTCCCTGTTTGTCATTGGTCAACTTTTACTTATTCTATTTATTTGTATTCTTTTTTTAGATGGACTCTTACTCTATAGAAATAGAGGTGTTGGGGCTTCAAGGCAGTGTGCCGAGCGCTTCTCCAATGGTGATGAAAATATTGTAAAAGTTACTCTTTGGAATAACTATCCTTTTACGGTGCAGGTTAGAGTTATTGATGAGGCACCTCCTGTTTTTCAAAAAAGAGATCTTCTTTTTTCTTTTTTACTACCTCAGTCCGGCTCTAAAACTTTATCCTATTCATTGTATCCCGTAAAAAGAGGAGAATATCAATTTGGACATATTAGGGTGTTTGTATCTAGTTTCTTTATGCTGATTGAGAGGCGCTTTACTTGTGGTGAAGAACAAAAGATAAAAATCTACCCTTCTTTTTTGATGCTTCGTCGCTATGAATTAATGGCGATGACTAATAATCTGACTGATTTGGGAATCAAGCGTGTGAGGAGAGTGGGGCAGCATACTGAATTTGAACAGATCAAAGAGTATGTGAAAGGTGATGATTATCGAATGATCAATTGGAAGGCAAGTGCAAGAAAACATCAGCTGATGGTGAATACATATCAGGATGAACGCTCTCAGCAGATTTATTGTGTGGTTGATAAAGGGCGGGTTATGCAACAAGCTTTTGGTGGGATGACTTTTTTGGACTATTCTATAAATGCCTCTTTAGTACTTTCTTATGTGGCAATGAGAAAAGGGGATAAGGCTGGTCTGGTTACTTTTAATCAATATTTTGATACTTTTCTCCCGGCTTCCGCTCAATCAGGGCAATTACAGAGATTACTCGAAATTCTTTATGATCAGAAAACGTCTTTTGGCGAGAGCGATTTTTCAGCACTCTGCGCACATTTAAGTAAACGTGTTAGCAAACGTAGTTTTTTAGTGCTGTATACTAATTTTGATAGCATGAATGCAATGAAGAGGCAATTACAATTTCTTCGCTTATTAGCAAGTCGACATTGCTTGTTGGTCGTTATTTTTGAAGATATGGAGTTACAGCAATTTATTGATACTAAACCTCAAAATACAGAAGAGTATTATCAGCAGGTGATAGCTGATAAATTTGCTTTTGATAAACGATTGATTATCTCTACGCTTAAGCAAAATGGCATTTATGCATTGTTAACTACACCTAATAAGCTCTCAATAGATGTGATTAATAAATATTTGGAGATGAAGAGCTTAGAGCTATTGTAG
- a CDS encoding phosphatidate cytidylyltransferase encodes MKNNFIQRTVTGVFFVTTLLGCTLYSPISFGIIFTLISALTVREFIHLLNNKREDTEANATISMLGGAFLFMSIMAFCMNIADSKVFIPYLAIIIYLIISQLYLKKKDPIVNWAYAIFSQIYVALPFALLNVLAFQSNKETGSIEYNAILPISIFVFIWLNDTGAYCVGTLIGKHRLFERISPKKSWEGSIGGGAIAILSSLAFAYYFSFIPTLAWVGLAIVVVVFGTWGDLSESLLKRQLGVKDSGSILPGHGGLLDRFDSALIAIPAAVIYLHIISTLLQNF; translated from the coding sequence TTGAAAAATAACTTTATACAACGAACTGTAACCGGAGTGTTTTTCGTTACAACACTATTGGGCTGTACCTTGTACAGCCCAATCTCATTTGGAATCATTTTCACTCTGATAAGTGCACTAACCGTACGAGAATTTATTCACCTCTTAAATAATAAGAGAGAAGACACAGAAGCTAACGCTACTATTAGCATGCTTGGTGGGGCATTCCTTTTCATGTCAATAATGGCCTTTTGCATGAATATTGCTGACTCTAAAGTCTTTATTCCTTATTTAGCTATTATTATTTATCTGATAATCAGCCAACTATATCTGAAAAAGAAAGATCCAATTGTTAATTGGGCTTACGCAATATTCAGCCAGATCTATGTGGCTCTTCCTTTTGCCCTACTCAACGTACTTGCTTTCCAAAGCAACAAGGAAACAGGAAGCATAGAATATAACGCAATCCTACCAATTTCCATATTTGTTTTCATTTGGCTAAATGACACCGGAGCTTATTGTGTAGGTACTCTCATAGGTAAACACCGCTTATTTGAGCGCATATCTCCAAAAAAATCTTGGGAAGGCTCTATAGGAGGAGGCGCTATTGCAATTCTCAGCTCTCTTGCTTTTGCATACTACTTCTCATTTATACCAACTTTAGCTTGGGTAGGTCTAGCTATTGTTGTTGTCGTATTTGGCACATGGGGCGATCTAAGTGAATCGTTATTAAAACGCCAGTTAGGTGTCAAAGATTCAGGATCTATTCTCCCAGGGCATGGAGGCCTGCTCGACCGTTTTGACAGCGCACTTATTGCCATCCCTGCGGCGGTCATTTATCTTCATATTATTTCTACACTACTACAAAACTTTTGA
- the rsfS gene encoding ribosome silencing factor: MNETKELIEKIKEGIQEKKGKNIIVADLTKIEDTICNYFIICQGNSPSQVSAIVDSIKEFTKKGVNVKPCGIDGLNNAEWVAMDYSNVLVHIFLPETRAYYNLENLWADAKLTTIPGID, encoded by the coding sequence ATGAACGAGACAAAGGAATTAATAGAAAAAATAAAAGAGGGTATTCAAGAGAAAAAAGGGAAAAATATTATTGTAGCAGATCTTACCAAAATAGAAGATACAATATGCAATTACTTCATCATCTGCCAAGGCAACTCACCATCCCAAGTAAGTGCCATTGTTGATTCAATCAAAGAATTTACAAAAAAAGGAGTAAATGTAAAACCTTGTGGCATAGATGGGCTCAACAACGCTGAATGGGTTGCGATGGATTATTCGAATGTGTTGGTACATATTTTCTTACCGGAAACCAGAGCTTATTATAATTTAGAGAATCTATGGGCTGACGCTAAACTAACCACTATTCCTGGTATTGACTAA
- a CDS encoding phospholipase, translated as MWILIIGLLLLAIVALIAGYVRNKKIQRKIDEGIIEKFPEVTELDVECCGQHEVCERESLLAAVSKKIEYYDDEELDKYVNKGSDEYNSQEIEQFRDIFYTMQETDVAGWVRSLQLRNINLPDELKDEIFLIVGERRI; from the coding sequence ATGTGGATACTAATCATAGGTTTATTGCTTCTAGCTATCGTTGCTTTGATCGCTGGCTATGTACGCAATAAAAAAATACAGAGAAAAATAGATGAGGGAATTATAGAGAAATTTCCTGAAGTAACAGAACTAGATGTAGAATGCTGCGGTCAGCATGAAGTCTGTGAGAGAGAAAGCTTATTGGCCGCTGTAAGCAAAAAAATAGAATATTATGATGACGAGGAGCTCGACAAATACGTGAATAAAGGGTCTGATGAATATAATTCCCAAGAGATAGAACAATTTCGAGACATATTCTACACAATGCAAGAGACAGACGTAGCTGGCTGGGTACGTAGCTTACAGCTAAGAAATATTAATTTGCCCGATGAACTAAAAGATGAAATATTTCTTATCGTCGGAGAAAGACGAATTTGA
- a CDS encoding immunity 17 family protein codes for MKPQYFVQGIFAVAGIIAILAAILNWDWFFNAQNAQLIVRNVGRQRARLFYGALGIILLSMSFFFFLQ; via the coding sequence ATGAAACCCCAGTACTTCGTACAAGGAATCTTTGCTGTTGCAGGTATCATAGCGATACTTGCAGCTATTCTGAATTGGGATTGGTTTTTTAATGCCCAAAACGCCCAACTCATAGTACGCAATGTCGGTCGCCAAAGAGCTAGATTATTTTATGGTGCATTGGGGATTATATTACTAAGTATGTCTTTTTTCTTTTTTCTACAATAG